In Lycium ferocissimum isolate CSIRO_LF1 chromosome 7, AGI_CSIRO_Lferr_CH_V1, whole genome shotgun sequence, the sequence GCTTGAACCAAGTAGTTGTTTGCTGGAGCCTCAGTTTGGTGAGTAATCTTTTCTGGGTTTCTAGTTCTTGTAGTCATGTGTTCTGTAATTAATTCATTTTGTGTATATAGttaaggaaaataattaatCTTATTAAAAACCGATAAAAACTGAAAGAATCGAAAAAACCGACATAAACCGACTCAATAAAAAAATGacttaattgatttgatttgattcttgTATTTGAAAAATCGACTTAAATGATTTGGTTATCTTTTAAGTActataaccgacccaaaccagATATTGCATACCATTAATTAGTGTATATAATggttaaataattattatagtGAAGTTTGAAATTCTGCAGTTAAAATTTCATGATAGTAGTGTTATTTCGCTCCatttaaatattgaaaaaaggaaaggaagtgaCAAAGGAAAGACAGTGACAGCTAGCTAGAAaaagcggaaaaaaaaaaagaaaaaaaaaaaaaaacatgtgcGAGTCCCTATAGACTCCAAGATTTGTTTTGACATAATACACAAATAGATATCTTACCGTTTTAACTGTCAACTAAACGTTTTAACTTTGAGAATGCATATTTAAACACCTCAATTTGTTCACGCTATGTCCGTGGACACTCGTGCTGAtgtgacacataaattttggagTTGTTTAGAAGAGTCTCTAGACAAATTAGGCAATAACGGGATAATTGAAAACTAAATAATGAGTTACTGTTTTTACAATTTATTAATAAGAAAAAAGGGGAATGTAAATGATGAGGTAGAAATATCATTAGAACAAAAATTAGGAAAACACTTATCAATATTTGGTGTTTATATCAAATTAGTGATAACAAAGTATGCAATGTTTTATATACACTTTATCACTTATATgattaataaattaataaaaggaCAGCTAATAGGGAAAGGAAAAGGATAGGCAGGACCACTAAAGTACATAAAATAATCGCAAGTAGTTGGGTTAATATTTAATGCTCTTTTTATTAGGAATGGGTTGTAGAAAATTGACTTTAACAACGTGATAGCATGCATCAATAATCAAATACCTACTTCAATTAACGTTAAGTAACTACACAACCAAAGACGCAGACAGAATTTGAAGCTTATGGATTCAGAATTCTAATCATTTAAAGTTATTGAGCTTTAAATTAAcaatttgtacatattcaatGAGTTTCTTGAGATAAATACAAAGTTTGGAACAAAACTtactgggttcggccgaaccagTAAGCTATACATTGGCTCCGCCCCAGTACACAACGTATCACAAGAGAATAGAAAATTGTCCTAAAAATATTGATTAACTTTAACAAAGTACGTTTAGGAGAAGCTTATTTGATTTGGCGAAACCCGTAAGTTACCTCCTAGTTCTACCCCTGACATCTGATAGCTCAGAGGAGAATTCAGGATCTCGTGTCGGTGGGTTAGGAACGAGTGTAATCTTATTAAGTTTATAGATTGTAATTTTTCTGCCCATATCTATATGCATAGTTCAAGTAAAAagcaattaatttaattaaaccaacATAATCCGTTCTAAATACACCTTTGATATAGTTATAGTTGTAGACTTTAATAAGTAGAAATTTACTATAGAAGTTCAAATTTTGACTAATAAAGAAAACATAACCTTACCAAAGGATTATCTAAGTATCCAATTCTCTAGAAGATGCATATCTAAagctttcataaattcaatagTTTAATCAATTGCTGGTTTCTCAAAATATAGTATATATGACCCATGTGTATGGGAATTATGATTTATGAGCATGGACCAAAGAATCAGAAGCATTTAATATCACCCCAACATCATTTGTTATTTTGTCTCTGCATTTGGATCTCCGTGTGCTAAAATCAAAATCTTATCTTGGCCAAAAACTAGAAATGAGTCAGTACCAGTACGATCCAAAACTTGTAATAACAGTTTGAACATCATTAAATTCATTGTATTCTATAAATAAAGTTCCAAAATTACATTAGCAGTCTGCCAAATGTCACAATTGAGAGACCATGCATTCTGGGCTCTCCAGGTGTGCTACATTTGTATATAACAAGATAAACAAATCATGTCACCTAAACATACCTAGTAATTTGCCACTTCCTGAAACCAAATATTTTGGCATTTCACTATGCCCCTTCTTTCTATGTCAAAAAGAAATTGCAGACAAGAAGCAACATTTTATATTAGCAGCTACTTCTAAGTCATGTGCAACAAATTAGACATACATTCAACGCAAATCAAGATTAGGGAATAAACAATCCCCTGCTGCAATCTCCTAGTTAGTTTAAGTCTATGTTACTTGAATTCTCAAAAACTGTATTACTTCTAaagaatcaaattttttttttaagaatccgAGCAACACAAAATTTAACACACCCAAGGACTTCACCTGATTCTGCTAAGCATAAAGGAGTTAATAGTTATGCATAACCAAATGAACAAACTCAAAATGAAAGGACGAAGAAAACATACAAAATATCCTCCgcaatttaagttatatacaccgATAATAAACATCTCTCATTACATTACATTACATTTCATTACATTACATTACAAACCCATATGATTAAAGCTAAAAGGAAAATGAAGGGCTGAGATTTATTAATTGTACTCTATCTCAAACACCGTAAAAAACTCACCAAATCATGATGTCAAGCAGCTTCTCCACCTTTCATCTCCACCTCCAAGCTGCTATCATCAACTTGCATGTTCCCTTTGAGAGGCTCATAATACTCACCCAAATACCCACCAAGGTGACTATACAAAGCACTCTTATCAATCCTCTCATTATGATAACTCTTACACACATAGTAAAACAAGCTTTGAACCAAAAGCCCCACCAGAATTACAACCACAAGCACACCAATCAACACCCCTCCAATCACGACCCTAGCAAAAACGCCATACTGACCACCACCATCCACCACAATTGATCCAAAAGCACTGCTAACCACACCAAATATCACCAAATACCCTAAAACAAGCACAGCAGCAACCCTAATCTTTCCCTTCAACAACTCATAACTTTTCTTTATAGCTGCAAGACCTTGAATTGGTTCAAGAACTGTAATAACACTAGCAAGATGCCATAAAGCACTTAAGTACACATGAACTACAAGAAAGAAAACAGAGAGGACAAAAACAGACACAAGAAACAAAGCAACACTGCTCTTGCTCTCACTGTTCTTGCTCTCAAAGGCAATCAACATAAGAACAATGAAAAAAGACAAGACAGCATTGTAAACAAGCATGCAAAGGAAAACCCATATGAAAGTAATGAACAAACGCCTTAAGATACTAGGAATAGCAGTGATAATTGAGGAGAAAGATACTTGTTTTGAAGTGTAAAGAGAAGCAACAGTGAAAACAACAGCAGCAGttgagagaagagagaaagctAAGAGGAAAACTAAGTAACAGAATTGGTAGAAAAGGAGTTTAGTCCATTGAGAAGCATGAGAAGCACTTGGGTTTTCATGAAGTTGATTGAGAATTGGATGAGTGAAGAAAGAATGGGCTAAGATTGCAAAAGAAAGTGGCAAGATTAAGCTGAGGGTTATACGGTAAAAAGTTTGTGGTGATCTTTTTGGTATGGTGATTGATTCTTTAAGAAGTGAAGGTAATTTCAAGTTTTGAAGCTGTTCTGGTGGTAGATCCATGGTTTTTTTCTGGTTGAAAATTGGATCTGTTTTTTAGAAGAAAGATTGAAAACAGAGGGTTTTGAAGGTAGGTGGAAGAGAGGTTATCTCTGAGAAGACAGAGACAAGATATATTGTAgttagtaattttttttgtagtaTAAAGTTTGCCCACAGAGCTCAATGCTCATCTACCCTAAGCTAGAAAACAAGAATACTATTCAATTATTTTGTACAGGTATCAAAGACGACAATACTTTTCAGCTAACATAAGTCCTGGGACGACTTCACGTGGAacaccttttttcttcttttacttttttttgttgggttggaacctttttttttcttttctattgtCCCCCAgttgattttttaaatatttatatggAATTGAAGAAAACTTAGTGTCAAATACTACGGTGTTAGGTTAACTTTTGACCAACTAAACTATTAGATGTAGTTGTTCaattacttttatttttgttagtcATTTAGAGCAGAACTTAATTACTATGGTAATTTTGCTGTCCTAAAAACAATAGTCACTTTCGTCAGATCAAATATACTGTATTTGTTTTTGAACCAGCTTCAATATTTCAATTTATGAAATGCACTTTTATGAAAAGGTGTGCCTATTTGGTCATTAACACAATTAACATTTCTATCAGACAGTTAGTGACAATTTTAAGCGTCTATTTACGTATTTTGGCCTaagaataaattaataaatagggagactcgtctatttatagattgcaatataatattataaaaacatTAAAGAATTAAAAGGGTCTTGTatatttgaaatcataattaaaGAGATATGTATAACAAGTCAAAATCTCGATATAGGTATTTATACGCAATTCTCCCTGATACGATCCATTGATTGGCCTAAGTCGTTCATATCTACGagatttttttaacaaaaaaggaGCTTGACAAAGTCTAAAGGATTTTTCGAAAAGAAGAACTTCAAGGTGACGGTAAGAAAAAATAGATAGTTGAATTGTAAGAGAATAAGGTACGATTCAATTCTCTAATAGAATTTATGGGTTTGCCCATATATTAAAGTATCAAGAATAAATGTATATGGTGTTTGCTATCTTATAAAGTCGGCCCTAATTAAAGTGGTATACGTAGGTTTCAAGTTAAATAGGCTTGATTGGATACCTCATAAAGTATGAGCATCTTTGTGTAGATATCCCGTTGTCATTTCTAGTTTAATTAATGATGGGCTAAACTAGAAACACAAAATTTGTGCCTTTATAAATTATAGAGTTATGGTCCCCAAGCCAGATGTTTCATCGTCAAAAAAGTCTGAACGGATTACATATTAGACAGGGCCGGCTCAACGTCCTCGGGGGTCTAAAGCCAAATCTTGATGAAAGGCcctactttttcttttaaaaagaaaactacgtatatatttttattattaagtCTACTAATTTTCTAATAGGtgcaatcaacattagtaaCAAAtataagtttttcttttatacctttttacttttaatactccctccgtcccaattatGTGATACTTTGCgattttcgagagtcaatttgactaaactttgaagctaaattggattcgATTAACTcaaattttaagattaaaatttatatatctGAAAGCaaatgaaaagtactataagttacaacttttctcataccaatttggtgaaaaaatacatattaaaatgtTAATCAAAGTTCATGCAATTTAAATATCGGGAAACAAAAAGTATCACATACAttaggacagagggagtaataattcataatcatattatTAGTGAAAATGGGGCCACCAAAATTTGGGGGGCCTAAAGCCATTGCTTTGGCTGCTTTACCATTCAGCCGGCAGTGCATATAAATTTGGAAGACCAACAAGGGCAAGACGCAAGGATTTCAGTATTTGCATGGATTCAGGTACCCTTCTGCATCTAGTTTTACGTCCTTGATGATTTGACTTGATAGATCTTGAAAAAAGATGATGGTCTTCGTCTTTAAAGTTTTATAAGTTCTAACAATTAATTCATCTATACCATGAggagtaaatatctcaaaagatCACTCAATTATAAGAAATTATGTAgcaaagtcattaaactttgttttgtatcaataaagtcactcaacttagaccttttctcttataaaatcactcaaccaAATTTGTCACTAAAAGCTCCACTTTGGCCCCTTAAcatttggtttggaaaataaTAACCCCTTCACATTTTAAATGGGATAATAAACTCCCTTGATCTTAAATTAATGGCTAGAAATGAGTTAAATTATTGCATATATGTTTAAAATGTCTTGATTgctattaatattaaaaaaaaaatatgttttaattttgattaattttttggTTGTGATTCTTGAAGCAaaacttctcaaaaaaaaaaaaaaaaaaaaaaaacacacacacacacacacacacacaacccgtcacgccccaaaccatggcctgggGGAAACAcagcactcggtgccttaccgcatgtgaccgagcgaaccacatggctttgTCGAATCATCAGgcgaggcataacatgagcggaatttaatgtgaatgcatgatgagcctttataaaatgcaataagtcataatgcttaatcaaaatacttgtttaaacataagtgcagaaataacatgaatgagccaaaaatggctatacgactccgaaagtGTGACgtgacataactgacttgtctagtctatgaaacctctaacataagtctgaacatggaaaacatactcgctgagacaaggcccccagcataccttagatgcatagctaatcataaaataaagagttgactaaaccccgaatgagatggggctcgccAATGTCGATACGAATGTCGTCCATCGAGCAGAGTCACGTCATCCAGTAAATTAGTtcccgcatcgtgaaatgcagccccgGCAATAAAGGAGACGTCAAAGACATTGAATGTActcggtatgtaaagcaaccgaaagaaACAATacgggacatggaataacatgataagaactaaAATCGAAAACCGGACATGAacacgagcatgagtatgagcacgggtacatatatatatatatatatatatatatatatatatatatataagtaaaacatgataagtaggagagcatttcataaaccgatcatgtgatatcaccacgtgggtacgtgagTCCGGTACCTGGCCGGAcagcagagcccccataccttgccgcagtataaggtggtaacgtgccgatggatccattcggtgtaaattaaggaatcgtcctaatcgggcggagcgatccttgtcctacggtggatacgtagtttcaggctatctgagctttctcggtaattcgtgcaactcccaaaaacatgaacatgatataattggctaagaagtccatgattttcgtgaattaacttgtacttgacttgtaatcatgatttcacgaaataacttgtaaacatggtttcatgaaataacttgtaaacatggtttcatgaaataacttgtatttagcatgtatgtatcttgtatcatagcatgaaagtaattatataatatagttgcatgaaaacttgtagacatgtaggatattcatgaaataatcattcttagttaaaaacatgcatgcaagaacccatggaatacaagatatgggttttcatggattacggactgattctcaataatcatatggagttattaaaaacacaatgatagaataatagcaattcatacataatctattcatggacatggacctagggttgtcATGAACATGGtgtaaaaaccctagttttagtagagaatcataatttatggattatgaggcgtggggaagaataatgatatttcccacacgtagatagtaactctacatacctggtaatgctccaaacttgaattaaagattttaactttgaagaaaatttccaaaatcttgaattcttgaaccttgagatgggttttcttgaaaaccctagtttaagaacaatgatttcttgcttagattattgagtatatgttagaattgagttggaagggtttggattgacttaccttgatgttttggattgttgctagggcttggaattgtgaataatgaaataaaagaaccgaaggcttgaatttatacaaaagtgagTATGAAATATATAGACATATTATACAGtctgtataaagttatacggtccgtataatatgaccatattttatcatggtTGAAAACAAAACGTCGATTTGAAGTTTCATGAAGTACGGatgagttatacggtccgtataaaattatatgggctGTATAACAagttcgtataacatgaccAGTGAACGGACTGCTCTATAATCCTTCaagaaatggccataactttttgtacagatgtccccTTGACCCCTATAATATACTGTTGGAAAGacatttcaaagggctacaactttcaagaaggaagttTTCACAAATTCCTAACGTAAGTACCCGAAAACAGGCCATAAGTATAGACTGTCctagacttagacgaatttagaaggccttaaaaacttcactttttggtttgacttcaaaacgactgtttatcacccgagtTCATCCCAAATAGATtcgtatagctaaaatatcacctttatactagattcatacattcatacctaattcggatttacgggatgttacacaaccagacagagtcatgtgattgataatcaatttaaacatttcataaattttaattagaCATAAAAGGCACCACAAGTCATCTAACcaatttaaataattataacCATTTCCGTCTAACCAATTTAAACAGGATAATACACTAAACATTTCTAATGATATAGGATATCTAATTCATtacaaaaatagagaaaatggagagagaaaaaaagaaaagaaaaaaggaaaccACCTCTATTCATTTTATTCACTTAATAAAAtagcataaataaataagtacaaTAAATCAGATTCCAATATTACTATACCTCTTTGTTGAATTATTTCAAACTTTTCTCAGGAGTTGACAAC encodes:
- the LOC132063522 gene encoding uncharacterized protein LOC132063522, yielding MDLPPEQLQNLKLPSLLKESITIPKRSPQTFYRITLSLILPLSFAILAHSFFTHPILNQLHENPSASHASQWTKLLFYQFCYLVFLLAFSLLSTAAVVFTVASLYTSKQVSFSSIITAIPSILRRLFITFIWVFLCMLVYNAVLSFFIVLMLIAFESKNSESKSSVALFLVSVFVLSVFFLVVHVYLSALWHLASVITVLEPIQGLAAIKKSYELLKGKIRVAAVLVLGYLVIFGVVSSAFGSIVVDGGGQYGVFARVVIGGVLIGVLVVVILVGLLVQSLFYYVCKSYHNERIDKSALYSHLGGYLGEYYEPLKGNMQVDDSSLEVEMKGGEAA